One window of Paenibacillus sp. FSL K6-3182 genomic DNA carries:
- a CDS encoding chromate transporter → MKRGTIASLVEVLAVSTKLGLTSFGGPIAHLGYFHNEYIRRRKWMDERSYADLVALCQFLPGPASSQVGIGIGIVRAGLLGGLVAWLGFTLPSIIALVAFAFLLQGFDLGNTGWIHGLKIVAVAIVAHAILGMGQKLTPDRNRATIAVIAAAVTLYWQAAYSQVIIIAAAGLIGVWLYRMKTVEGTPDLNIRISRSLAISCLVIFLTLLIVLPFLRQWGNMEWIAMFDSYYRAGSLVFGGGHVVLPLLENEVVFTGWVNESDFLAGYSAAQAVPGPLFTFASYLGTLSGGLTGAIVATTAIFLPAFLLVAGTLPFWNMLRNNSKIQGALVGVNAAVVGILLAALYDPLWTSAIVESGDFMLAAVLFIMLVFWKLPPWMIVVAGALGGMVLELI, encoded by the coding sequence TTGAAAAGAGGAACAATCGCATCTTTGGTAGAGGTACTGGCTGTATCTACTAAACTAGGACTTACCTCATTTGGAGGTCCGATAGCCCATCTGGGTTATTTTCACAATGAGTATATTCGTCGCCGTAAATGGATGGATGAAAGAAGTTATGCAGACCTCGTTGCTTTATGTCAGTTTCTACCCGGGCCAGCCAGCAGTCAAGTTGGGATCGGTATAGGGATAGTTAGGGCTGGGTTATTGGGCGGACTAGTGGCTTGGTTAGGGTTCACACTGCCATCGATCATTGCATTAGTGGCCTTTGCTTTTCTGCTGCAAGGATTTGATCTTGGAAACACAGGTTGGATTCATGGATTGAAAATTGTAGCGGTGGCCATCGTTGCTCATGCCATTCTAGGGATGGGGCAGAAACTAACACCGGATCGAAATAGAGCTACGATAGCAGTCATCGCTGCTGCGGTAACGTTATATTGGCAAGCGGCCTATAGTCAAGTAATCATTATTGCTGCAGCTGGACTGATCGGGGTATGGTTATATCGTATGAAAACAGTCGAGGGAACTCCTGATCTGAACATTCGAATTAGCCGTTCCCTTGCGATCTCCTGCCTCGTTATATTTCTCACGCTTCTAATTGTTTTGCCATTTCTAAGGCAATGGGGAAATATGGAATGGATTGCGATGTTCGATAGCTATTATCGTGCAGGCTCACTGGTGTTTGGAGGCGGACATGTTGTGCTGCCGCTACTTGAGAATGAAGTTGTCTTTACCGGATGGGTTAATGAATCGGATTTTTTAGCAGGTTATAGCGCTGCGCAGGCTGTTCCTGGACCACTTTTTACATTCGCTAGTTATCTTGGTACTCTCTCTGGTGGATTAACTGGAGCCATTGTTGCAACTACTGCAATTTTTTTGCCGGCATTTCTTCTCGTTGCTGGAACATTGCCGTTTTGGAATATGTTGCGAAATAACTCAAAAATCCAAGGTGCATTAGTTGGCGTTAACGCCGCTGTAGTTGGCATATTGCTGGCTGCACTGTATGATCCGCTTTGGACTAGCGCGATAGTAGAGTCAGGTGATTTTATGCTGGCTGCCGTATTGTTTATTATGCTTGTTTTTTGGAAGCTTCCACCTTGGATGATTGTTGTGGCCGGTGCATTAGGCGGAATGGTCCTTGAACTTATTTAA
- a CDS encoding C40 family peptidase, with amino-acid sequence MKKGFILLLSCLLLLTGGGSVLADKSDKSVLTNSISEVVGTPYKWGGTTSKGFDCSGFILHIFNQFDVKLPRTSQSQSDTGTEVNKDELRVGDLVFFNTSGKGVSHAGIYIGDGKFAHSSTSKGVTITNLNDSYYAKRYVTARRVVTEDTFAAMMESK; translated from the coding sequence TTGAAGAAGGGTTTTATTTTATTGTTATCCTGCTTGCTGCTGCTTACTGGAGGAGGAAGCGTGCTTGCAGATAAGTCGGACAAGTCAGTGCTTACGAATTCCATAAGCGAGGTTGTTGGAACTCCTTATAAATGGGGAGGCACAACGAGCAAAGGGTTTGACTGCTCGGGTTTTATTCTACATATTTTTAATCAATTTGATGTTAAGCTGCCTAGAACATCTCAATCGCAATCAGACACAGGCACAGAGGTCAATAAAGATGAACTACGCGTGGGTGATCTAGTGTTCTTCAACACAAGCGGCAAAGGCGTTTCTCATGCGGGCATTTACATTGGGGATGGGAAATTTGCTCATTCTTCTACAAGCAAAGGGGTTACGATTACAAATCTTAACGATTCTTATTACGCAAAGCGTTATGTAACAGCAAGGCGTGTCGTAACGGAAGATACATTTGCTGCGATGATGGAGTCTAAATAA
- a CDS encoding MATE family efflux transporter: protein MSKQVDPRQKSIISITWPIFIEALFGMLIGTVDTMMLSSYSDGAVAAVGIANQILVVVGLMFGFVTVGTSVILNQWLGAGNLHGADRIGRTALTLNVMLGLIASAGLIVYADVFLALFKVPEDVMAEGVSYLSIVGSSVFITAISMTLGTILRCRGIVKEMMFIALGINVLHITLNYLVLMEPFGLPNLGVEGVAASTWITRAIGMIAYLILCIRSLEYKVGLISPFKIQRKNIGLIFKLGIPSAGEHVSYNLSQVVITYLITLIGTAALTTKIYSQSITSFVFVFSMAIGQGTQIIVGHLIGAHQKDDAYRSSIQSLKLAFVISLALGIFIYSFSGLLLSLFTNDAEIILLGKQLMLLSIMLEPARACNMVLISCLNAAGDVKFPVAAGLVSMWGISVPLAYVFGIVFDMGLVGIWLAFSIDEWIRALLMLYRWRRRSWQKVDILAKLA from the coding sequence ATGAGTAAACAGGTTGATCCGCGCCAAAAGAGCATCATCTCGATAACATGGCCTATCTTTATTGAAGCTTTATTTGGGATGCTGATTGGAACGGTCGATACGATGATGCTAAGCAGCTACTCTGATGGAGCAGTGGCAGCGGTTGGGATAGCTAACCAGATTTTAGTTGTAGTGGGCTTGATGTTTGGCTTTGTTACGGTGGGTACAAGTGTCATTCTCAATCAATGGCTCGGCGCAGGCAACTTGCATGGCGCCGATCGAATCGGGAGAACGGCGCTTACTTTGAATGTTATGCTCGGTTTAATAGCTAGCGCAGGATTGATTGTCTATGCCGACGTGTTTTTAGCGCTTTTTAAAGTGCCCGAGGATGTGATGGCAGAAGGAGTCAGCTATTTATCGATTGTCGGCAGCTCCGTCTTCATCACAGCAATCAGCATGACGTTAGGTACTATTTTACGATGCCGCGGTATAGTGAAAGAAATGATGTTCATCGCATTGGGGATAAATGTACTGCATATTACTTTAAATTATCTGGTGCTGATGGAGCCCTTCGGCTTACCTAATTTAGGTGTAGAAGGAGTAGCAGCATCTACATGGATAACCCGTGCCATAGGGATGATCGCTTATTTGATTTTATGTATTCGAAGCTTGGAGTATAAGGTTGGCTTGATTAGTCCATTTAAGATTCAAAGAAAAAATATTGGCCTTATATTTAAATTAGGTATTCCTTCGGCAGGTGAGCATGTTTCTTATAATCTTTCACAGGTTGTAATCACATATCTAATCACGCTGATCGGTACGGCAGCGTTAACGACAAAAATTTATTCGCAGAGCATAACTTCTTTTGTTTTTGTTTTTTCAATGGCAATAGGTCAAGGAACGCAAATTATTGTTGGACATCTGATTGGAGCCCATCAGAAGGATGATGCTTATCGATCCAGTATTCAAAGTTTGAAGCTGGCGTTTGTCATTTCGCTTGCGCTTGGTATTTTCATCTATAGCTTCTCAGGTCTATTGCTCAGCCTCTTTACTAATGATGCAGAAATTATATTGTTAGGCAAGCAGCTCATGTTGTTATCGATTATGCTGGAGCCGGCTCGGGCTTGCAACATGGTGCTTATCAGTTGTCTAAATGCGGCTGGAGATGTGAAATTTCCAGTTGCTGCCGGGTTAGTATCCATGTGGGGGATTAGTGTACCGCTTGCATACGTGTTCGGGATTGTGTTCGACATGGGGTTGGTAGGAATATGGTTGGCCTTTTCAATCGATGAATGGATAAGAGCTTTACTGATGCTCTACAGATGGAGGAGACGTTCTTGGCAAAAGGTCGATATTTTGGCGAAACTTGCTTAA
- a CDS encoding phosphoesterase — MTQVIISNPYDKQEGMWLKGSFHNHTTNSACGSQTLETVYRMYGQYDFLGISDHDFITVHEGKRSITTVFEAMEVSSPQRHMLLINPPRSMMDSYSNEFSVERYQQYSDLCTKQGGMSVLVHPNRYYSQYWPIEDMLAMPYYTGIEIVNGEGNPAFDIAFDKWDALLSAGRKVWGFGGDDFHVYGQEKRTWNMVLAEQNTNESIIAAMKAGSFYVSTGYGFESIHTTDGTIEFKLLASEGLNRMYKYATLFGKDGNVLYETSGRFNSVSYKCRGDEGYVRAAVYLEGGFGAFSQPLFVG, encoded by the coding sequence ATGACACAAGTAATCATTTCAAATCCTTATGATAAACAAGAGGGCATGTGGCTGAAAGGGAGCTTCCATAACCATACGACAAATAGTGCTTGCGGCTCTCAAACGCTTGAGACGGTTTACCGGATGTATGGGCAATACGATTTCCTCGGCATTTCCGACCACGATTTCATTACCGTTCATGAAGGAAAACGTTCAATTACGACCGTATTTGAAGCAATGGAGGTTAGCAGTCCGCAAAGGCATATGCTACTCATTAACCCTCCGCGCTCGATGATGGACAGCTATTCCAACGAGTTTTCGGTAGAACGGTATCAGCAGTATTCTGACCTTTGCACGAAGCAAGGAGGAATGAGCGTACTCGTTCATCCGAATCGTTATTATTCGCAGTATTGGCCGATTGAAGATATGCTCGCGATGCCTTACTACACCGGAATCGAGATCGTAAATGGCGAAGGAAATCCAGCGTTCGACATTGCGTTTGACAAATGGGATGCGCTGCTCTCAGCTGGGCGGAAAGTATGGGGGTTTGGCGGAGATGATTTTCATGTGTATGGGCAAGAAAAACGAACTTGGAATATGGTGCTCGCAGAGCAAAACACCAATGAGAGTATTATAGCAGCAATGAAAGCCGGAAGCTTCTATGTTTCCACAGGCTATGGGTTTGAATCAATCCATACAACGGATGGGACGATCGAGTTTAAGCTGCTTGCGAGCGAAGGATTGAACCGGATGTACAAATACGCAACCTTGTTTGGCAAAGACGGAAATGTACTATACGAGACTTCTGGTCGTTTCAATAGCGTTAGTTACAAGTGTCGTGGTGACGAAGGTTACGTAAGGGCGGCAGTTTATTTGGAAGGCGGTTTTGGCGCATTCTCTCAACCCCTATTTGTTGGATAG
- a CDS encoding carbohydrate ABC transporter permease, whose product MSTGEKLIQIAIYVLIILLCLSIILPFLNIFALSFNSGKDAERGGIYLWPRLWSIENYKEVFSSSNIVSAFGISLFRTIVGTLASVFLTAMAAYALKRKAMPGVRFFTMLIFFTMLFSGGIIPYYLLLKDLHLTNTIWVYIIPGLYSAWNLIIMRTFFQEISPSLEESARIDGYNDFSIFMKVIMPLSRPVVAVIALFNAVGHWNDWFTGAFYVRESNLRPLSTLLQEMLTRADALRNTLEQAAGSTQYEMLDKIQVTGNSLKMATIIIVITPIIMIYPFIQKYFAKGVMIGSVKE is encoded by the coding sequence ATTTCTACAGGAGAAAAATTAATTCAGATTGCCATCTACGTATTGATCATTCTTTTATGTTTATCTATCATTCTTCCGTTTCTGAACATCTTTGCTTTGTCCTTTAATTCAGGCAAAGATGCGGAAAGAGGAGGCATCTATTTGTGGCCGAGATTATGGTCTATTGAAAACTATAAGGAAGTTTTCTCATCCTCCAATATTGTAAGTGCATTCGGCATTTCGTTGTTCCGAACGATTGTCGGGACATTAGCGAGCGTCTTTTTGACTGCTATGGCAGCTTACGCATTAAAGAGAAAAGCGATGCCAGGCGTTCGGTTTTTTACCATGCTTATTTTTTTCACCATGTTGTTTAGCGGTGGCATCATTCCATATTATTTGTTGTTGAAAGACTTGCATTTGACGAATACAATCTGGGTTTATATCATTCCGGGCTTGTATAGTGCATGGAATTTAATAATTATGCGGACTTTCTTCCAAGAGATCAGTCCGAGCCTCGAAGAATCTGCAAGAATTGATGGATATAATGATTTTTCAATTTTCATGAAGGTGATCATGCCGCTCAGCAGGCCGGTTGTTGCTGTCATTGCGTTATTTAACGCAGTGGGGCATTGGAATGATTGGTTTACAGGTGCCTTCTATGTTCGAGAGAGCAATCTGCGGCCTTTATCGACATTGCTGCAGGAAATGCTGACCCGGGCAGATGCGCTTCGAAATACGCTCGAGCAAGCGGCTGGTTCGACGCAATATGAAATGCTGGACAAAATTCAGGTGACAGGAAACTCGCTGAAAATGGCGACGATTATTATCGTCATCACACCGATTATTATGATTTATCCATTTATTCAGAAGTATTTTGCCAAAGGCGTTATGATCGGTTCGGTCAAAGAATAA
- a CDS encoding extracellular solute-binding protein, producing MFKNKNWARLLTVPIIASLLITGCAAKETNSTNSGNKQEGIKDNKDKPATWIADRKIKGLIFMGADDYTEEMNPEVLKQIKEKTGIDYQINIMPANRSLDGLIAGLASGDLPDFIGFYLNHSGRPEMPVVLKAAREGMFTDLTPFMKDTKVYSKYLEDGYLPLDTKNGVMFRPEFNGSAYFMHMNVSRETGYETRKMLGGPFIRKDIAEALNIDPKTITTSEKLYEAAQKIKAGNFKDNNGKDIASVIGPRYWGGTEVKALYSDLTVNVNQTFVRNKEGKIVHESQTDYPLKRVAFVQKLLKEKLMNPEFYTMEENRATEGILNGSFAIIADMHNYLDFNKDMHYLPIGPLNEADKPYQMKLSYKTAGGAWAIPSSTKNPEDIVKFADFLASREGKLLWQYGIEGRDYTLDDKGNPIVKNEVLELKDKDSKAAKALGFAGVGNYWGEILGNTDVDRIADFGETEYGNAAKPNINEGPLKIAEYWEWDKKRANAIISDTYAPTAFLGEFAKETELKAALDNYDESLKRAYYAKSQDQVTKILESASEQLKAAGLDDYLALLEKKDSDPNTKVEL from the coding sequence ATGTTTAAGAACAAAAATTGGGCAAGACTGTTGACGGTTCCGATTATAGCTTCCTTGTTAATTACAGGCTGTGCGGCCAAAGAAACAAATTCAACAAATTCAGGGAACAAGCAGGAAGGCATCAAAGATAACAAAGATAAACCTGCGACTTGGATTGCCGACCGCAAAATTAAAGGCTTAATCTTTATGGGGGCAGACGATTATACGGAAGAGATGAACCCGGAAGTATTAAAACAAATTAAAGAGAAAACGGGAATTGATTATCAAATTAATATAATGCCAGCCAATCGTTCGCTTGACGGCTTAATTGCTGGACTTGCTTCGGGTGACTTGCCAGACTTTATCGGATTTTATTTGAATCATAGCGGTCGACCAGAAATGCCGGTTGTACTAAAAGCTGCGCGCGAAGGCATGTTCACAGATCTGACTCCGTTTATGAAGGATACGAAAGTATACAGCAAGTATCTAGAAGATGGCTATCTGCCGCTTGATACGAAAAACGGTGTCATGTTCCGTCCAGAGTTTAACGGCTCAGCTTATTTCATGCACATGAATGTTTCGAGAGAAACAGGCTATGAAACGCGGAAAATGTTAGGCGGACCATTTATTCGCAAGGATATTGCCGAAGCGCTTAATATCGATCCAAAAACGATTACAACTTCCGAGAAGTTGTATGAGGCGGCACAAAAAATTAAAGCTGGAAATTTCAAAGACAACAATGGAAAAGACATTGCCAGCGTTATTGGTCCAAGATACTGGGGTGGAACAGAAGTTAAAGCGTTGTATAGTGACTTGACTGTAAATGTGAACCAAACCTTTGTACGGAATAAGGAAGGTAAAATTGTTCACGAGAGTCAAACGGATTACCCGCTCAAGCGTGTAGCGTTTGTTCAAAAGCTGCTGAAAGAAAAGCTGATGAATCCTGAGTTTTATACGATGGAAGAAAATCGTGCAACAGAAGGTATTTTGAACGGCTCCTTCGCGATTATTGCTGATATGCATAACTACCTTGATTTTAATAAGGATATGCATTACTTGCCGATTGGTCCATTAAATGAAGCGGACAAGCCTTACCAAATGAAGCTGAGCTATAAAACGGCTGGCGGCGCTTGGGCAATTCCTTCTTCAACTAAAAATCCTGAGGATATCGTCAAATTCGCTGACTTCTTGGCGAGCCGCGAAGGCAAGCTGCTCTGGCAATACGGAATTGAAGGAAGAGACTACACACTTGATGATAAGGGCAACCCGATTGTAAAAAATGAAGTATTGGAATTGAAAGATAAAGATTCGAAAGCCGCGAAAGCGCTTGGGTTTGCTGGCGTAGGCAACTATTGGGGCGAAATTCTTGGCAATACAGATGTTGATCGTATAGCGGATTTTGGTGAAACAGAATACGGGAATGCTGCGAAACCTAATATCAATGAGGGACCGCTCAAGATTGCTGAGTATTGGGAGTGGGATAAGAAAAGAGCGAATGCAATAATCTCAGATACGTATGCTCCAACGGCTTTCCTTGGCGAATTTGCGAAGGAAACGGAATTAAAAGCTGCACTTGATAATTATGACGAAAGCCTCAAACGTGCTTATTATGCTAAAAGCCAGGATCAAGTAACGAAAATATTGGAGTCAGCATCTGAACAATTAAAGGCTGCAGGCTTGGATGATTACTTAGCATTGCTTGAGAAAAAAGATAGCGATCCAAATACAAAAGTAGAACTATAA
- a CDS encoding ABC transporter permease subunit produces MALVPTGNRKKQRFVYLLKKIWLYRYLYFMLLPCLASFIIFSYIPMGGLLLAFKEFKFNQTILESPWVGFEYFAKFFNDVQSMTLIKNTLIISSMKLFLGLPFPILLALMFNEIKNRAFKNIAQSISYLPHFMSWVIVIGLVQRTLAPDTGLLNEAITYFGGDGSTFFMNEAKYFYQIMFGSHIWKTIGWDSIIYLAAIAGINQDMYEAAKIDGASKWAEIWHITLPSIRPTILIVFILSLGSILSAGFDQLYLLKMPGNSDLVDILDTYVIRVGLQQGQYGYATAVGMMQGVIALVLVVTANRFARKVSGTSVW; encoded by the coding sequence GTGGCTTTAGTTCCAACTGGAAATCGAAAAAAACAGCGTTTTGTTTATTTGTTGAAAAAAATATGGTTATACCGCTATTTGTACTTCATGCTTCTGCCTTGTCTAGCGTCCTTCATTATTTTTTCCTATATCCCAATGGGCGGATTGCTTCTGGCGTTTAAGGAATTCAAATTTAATCAAACCATACTTGAGAGTCCATGGGTCGGCTTCGAATATTTCGCAAAGTTTTTCAACGATGTTCAAAGTATGACGCTGATCAAAAACACACTCATCATCAGCTCAATGAAGCTGTTTCTCGGTTTGCCGTTCCCGATTTTACTTGCGCTAATGTTCAATGAAATTAAAAACCGTGCCTTTAAAAACATCGCCCAGAGTATTTCGTATTTACCGCATTTTATGTCATGGGTCATCGTTATTGGTTTAGTACAAAGAACATTGGCGCCGGATACTGGCTTGCTTAATGAAGCGATCACCTATTTTGGGGGGGACGGCAGCACATTCTTTATGAATGAAGCCAAATATTTTTATCAAATCATGTTCGGCAGCCACATATGGAAAACAATCGGTTGGGATTCCATTATCTATTTGGCAGCCATCGCTGGAATTAATCAAGACATGTATGAAGCGGCCAAAATTGACGGGGCAAGCAAATGGGCGGAAATATGGCATATAACCCTCCCGTCGATTCGTCCGACCATTCTCATCGTGTTTATTCTATCGCTTGGAAGCATTTTGTCAGCGGGATTCGACCAGCTATATTTGCTCAAGATGCCAGGAAACAGTGATCTGGTAGATATTCTGGATACGTATGTGATTCGCGTGGGCTTGCAGCAAGGCCAATACGGATATGCAACGGCAGTCGGTATGATGCAAGGTGTTATCGCTTTAGTTCTTGTAGTCACTGCCAATCGTTTCGCACGAAAAGTGTCCGGCACTTCGGTTTGGTAA
- a CDS encoding glycerophosphodiester phosphodiesterase, translating to MTCRAFPLICAHTGSGAAPDNTRASFLESIAMRADVAEVDLRVTEDGKVVLLHDHSPLLAELTFEQLNRPENRVKLSPVYESHTITTLDEVLGLAREYGIKLNLDIKTEAVIEPAIKSIRNFEMEEFVFITGCSDEISNRHRGIKVLYNTPDVLTEQEELDYIGWARIVCEWANVGGYYGLNLNYRTCRSELVEYAHRLGLAVWVYTVDDRESLIEMIHLGVDEITTNEVNLLKQLKMETG from the coding sequence ATGACTTGTCGAGCTTTTCCGCTCATTTGCGCCCATACAGGTAGCGGTGCTGCACCGGATAACACAAGGGCTTCCTTTCTGGAGAGCATAGCTATGCGTGCAGACGTGGCAGAAGTTGATCTTAGGGTGACAGAGGACGGTAAGGTGGTATTGCTGCATGACCATAGCCCGCTGCTTGCCGAGTTGACATTTGAGCAATTGAACCGGCCGGAAAACCGCGTAAAGCTCAGCCCAGTTTACGAAAGCCACACCATTACTACACTCGATGAAGTTCTAGGCTTGGCAAGGGAATACGGGATAAAGCTCAATTTGGATATCAAAACAGAAGCGGTAATTGAACCAGCGATTAAGAGCATAAGGAATTTTGAAATGGAGGAGTTTGTTTTTATTACGGGGTGCTCGGACGAAATTTCGAACCGCCACCGAGGAATTAAGGTTCTTTATAACACGCCGGATGTACTTACTGAACAAGAGGAACTCGACTATATCGGATGGGCGCGAATCGTTTGCGAATGGGCAAATGTAGGCGGATATTACGGCTTAAACCTGAATTACCGAACTTGCCGCAGCGAATTGGTGGAATACGCACATAGGCTGGGTTTGGCAGTGTGGGTCTATACCGTTGATGATAGGGAATCTCTTATCGAGATGATTCATTTAGGTGTCGACGAAATAACGACAAACGAGGTTAATCTGTTGAAACAATTAAAGATGGAAACAGGTTAA
- a CDS encoding DeoR/GlpR family DNA-binding transcription regulator: MSLLSEDRKQYILVQLDTFGKVQVISLAEQLQVSLETIRRDLFVLEEEGKLKRVYGGAVKVQYEKGEPPYQQRQILNLEAKQVIGQRAVDLINDGNTIYMDTGTTIHEMARALRGKKRITVITNSLTVANLLTESLTQGLFNGRVIILGGEISPEQQSVSGHISQEILKNFYVDRAFVSVGGISIETGISDYDMNDSVISKMIILKAKEVIVLADHSKISIQAFCHIAPLESIDVVVCEKDHPEAWAQELEIKGITWINASQIN, encoded by the coding sequence ATGTCTCTTTTATCAGAAGATCGAAAACAGTATATTCTCGTTCAGCTGGATACCTTCGGGAAGGTGCAGGTCATTTCGTTAGCAGAACAGCTTCAGGTTTCTCTTGAAACGATTAGACGTGATCTGTTTGTGCTGGAGGAGGAAGGAAAGCTTAAACGTGTATATGGGGGAGCTGTAAAGGTGCAATATGAGAAAGGCGAGCCACCCTATCAGCAGCGTCAAATTCTCAATCTTGAAGCTAAACAGGTGATTGGGCAGCGAGCGGTAGATCTGATCAATGACGGAAACACGATTTATATGGATACTGGTACAACGATTCATGAAATGGCACGAGCTCTGCGAGGTAAAAAAAGGATAACAGTTATTACCAACTCCTTAACGGTAGCGAATCTTCTAACGGAATCATTAACGCAAGGTCTGTTTAACGGACGAGTCATTATTTTGGGAGGCGAAATCTCGCCAGAGCAGCAATCAGTCAGCGGTCATATATCACAGGAAATACTTAAAAACTTTTACGTGGATAGAGCTTTTGTTTCCGTAGGCGGTATTTCAATCGAGACAGGAATAAGCGATTACGATATGAATGATTCCGTTATTTCAAAAATGATTATATTGAAGGCGAAGGAAGTGATCGTGTTAGCGGATCACAGCAAAATTAGTATACAGGCATTTTGCCATATTGCGCCTTTAGAATCGATTGATGTTGTCGTATGTGAGAAGGACCATCCTGAAGCATGGGCACAAGAGCTCGAAATAAAAGGGATTACTTGGATTAACGCAAGTCAAATCAATTAA
- a CDS encoding LamG-like jellyroll fold domain-containing protein, with the protein MEQGRVMQIPQRKQPVNVLTHWIFDSVNTLSGSIEERNLVLNDVSGSGNHIKMVTTQDVLEQPDKVLLGWMEGSRDEAGLTFQNDRCIKGSGSYFQTVENAPINLDRLEHGYTIEAIVQLPEPFHEDKHSWMGVLTRQGRGVDIGNSGENELLATLSVSNCKEYQWICHPTNRSSSVTSWSRYLNPGQWHHIAIVNDREQTLMYVNGICDYSSPAKSIVGVSGVEGKGWNIGASEWGGHLDQLFSGTIREIRIANEPLDRADWLQNISPQQVLQGTNEHVSLLQQETNYNFAFIPDAQKLVYLNPEMFEAQVDWIVNNELSSKIAMTAFVGDIVDHSDALEEWERSSSAISAMDQSRTPYLMTAGNHDYNEEDTYLNYFGPERFLSKDYYKGSSPSRYSSYGIVQAGSYHYLWLMVDMQHLIQDLAWCKIVLDEHSDMPTILVSHDILYTTGDSQNLISHESENGKIIWDELVAPYNQVFMTANGHYNGNFHQTRQNNSGHEVIQLLINYQDSYRGGNGWMRLAQFNENDNHICFQTYSPWVDMLGQSESLTYPDYRYLTGKYDSFTISFDFKKRFSFVNNSLRLEME; encoded by the coding sequence ATGGAACAAGGACGTGTCATGCAGATTCCGCAGCGGAAGCAGCCTGTCAATGTGTTGACGCATTGGATATTTGATTCTGTGAACACATTGTCTGGTTCGATTGAGGAAAGGAATTTGGTTTTAAACGATGTAAGTGGCAGCGGGAATCATATTAAGATGGTTACGACGCAGGATGTTTTGGAGCAGCCTGATAAGGTTCTGCTTGGATGGATGGAAGGAAGCCGTGACGAAGCGGGATTGACTTTTCAAAATGATCGATGTATTAAAGGAAGCGGTAGTTATTTTCAAACGGTGGAGAATGCTCCTATTAACCTTGACCGATTAGAACATGGGTACACGATTGAAGCAATCGTTCAATTGCCTGAGCCATTTCATGAGGATAAACATAGCTGGATGGGGGTGCTTACGAGACAGGGCAGGGGCGTTGACATCGGCAACTCGGGAGAAAATGAGCTGCTCGCGACATTGTCTGTTTCGAACTGCAAGGAATACCAATGGATATGTCATCCAACGAATCGATCATCCTCGGTAACGAGCTGGTCGCGTTATTTGAATCCAGGACAATGGCATCATATCGCAATTGTGAACGATAGGGAACAAACGCTCATGTATGTGAACGGAATTTGTGATTACAGCAGTCCTGCCAAATCTATTGTCGGCGTTTCTGGAGTTGAAGGCAAAGGATGGAATATTGGAGCATCGGAGTGGGGCGGTCACTTGGATCAATTATTTTCCGGAACCATTCGAGAAATCCGTATTGCTAATGAGCCTCTGGACAGAGCGGATTGGTTGCAAAACATTAGTCCACAGCAAGTTCTTCAAGGTACGAATGAGCATGTTTCACTTTTGCAGCAGGAAACCAATTACAATTTCGCTTTTATTCCAGATGCTCAGAAGCTGGTCTACTTAAATCCGGAAATGTTTGAAGCACAGGTTGATTGGATTGTGAATAATGAGTTGAGCAGCAAAATTGCAATGACTGCCTTTGTAGGTGATATTGTCGATCATAGTGATGCCTTAGAGGAGTGGGAACGTTCCTCCAGTGCAATCTCTGCTATGGATCAGTCGCGAACCCCGTATTTGATGACAGCTGGAAATCATGACTATAATGAGGAAGATACGTATTTGAATTATTTTGGCCCAGAACGTTTTCTGAGCAAAGATTATTATAAGGGCAGTTCACCATCAAGATATAGTTCATATGGCATTGTACAGGCTGGAAGCTATCATTATTTATGGTTAATGGTAGATATGCAGCATCTTATACAGGACTTGGCATGGTGTAAAATAGTGCTTGATGAACATAGCGATATGCCAACTATTCTTGTTTCGCATGATATTTTATATACAACGGGTGATAGTCAGAATCTAATTTCACATGAATCGGAAAACGGGAAAATCATATGGGATGAGCTGGTTGCTCCCTATAACCAAGTGTTCATGACGGCTAATGGGCATTATAACGGCAATTTTCATCAAACAAGGCAGAACAATTCAGGTCACGAGGTTATACAGCTGCTAATCAATTATCAAGACAGCTACCGCGGCGGCAATGGTTGGATGAGATTGGCTCAATTTAACGAGAACGACAATCATATTTGTTTTCAAACCTATTCTCCTTGGGTGGACATGTTAGGGCAAAGCGAATCTTTGACCTATCCGGATTATCGCTATTTAACAGGAAAATATGATTCGTTTACCATTTCATTTGATTTTAAAAAACGGTTTTCCTTTGTGAACAATAGCTTAAGGCTAGAAATGGAGTGA